Part of the Halobaculum halobium genome, GTGGCTCCGGGACGATTTCGACCGCGCCGTCGAGTTCCTTCACGGGGCCGACCGGCTGTTCCACGACGCCGACGAGGAGACGCTCGCCCGCTCGCGTGCGGCGATGCGCGAGGCCGGCCGGGCCGTCGTCGAGCGCGACTTCCGGACCAGTCACGAGTTCGACGTTCGGGATCGCCTCGGTGAGATCCAAGAGCCGGTGCTGGCCGTCGTGGGCGAGCACGACGGGCTCACGCCGCCGCAGTATCACGAATACCTCGCCGACGAACTGCCGAACGGCGAGGTGGCCGTGCTCGACGACGCCGCACACCTGGCGATGATCGAACAACCGGACGCGTTCAACGACGCGGTCGCGTCGTTCCTCGACGAACTGTAGCACCGGCTCGACGGAGCAGGCTGGAGTGGCGTTTCAGTTCGCTCCCTCCACCCCGGGAGTCGAGCGGCGAACGTTCAAATGCGATGCCGGCACCAGCACCGCCGTGCCGAACTGAGACGCTCGGGTCGTTCAGCGGGTGTGCGACTCACCGACTCGAGTGCAGCGCGAGTCGCCTGTAAGCCACCGACGGAACCCGGCGGCGTCAGTACACGTCGTCGACGTCGTCTTCGACGTGACTGTGCTCCTCCGCGGGGAATGTTCCCGTTTCGACCTCGCGCTTGTACGCCTCGACGGCCGACGCCATCTCGCCCCGGAGATCTGCGTACTGCTTCGAGAACGGGGGCGACCACTCGTCGAGCCCGAGCACGTCGGTGATCACGAGCACCTGGCCGTCGGTCTCGGAACCGGCGCCGATACCGATCGTCGGGACGTCGAGCGCCTCAGTGATCTGGGCGGCGAGGTTCGCAGGGACGTGTTCGAGCACGAGCGAGAACGCGCCGGCATCCTCGTGGTCGTTCGCCAACTCCAGCAGCCGCTCGGCCGCCTCTGGGTCGGTTCCCTGCCGCTGATAGCCGCCGAGTTGGTTCACGTGCTGCGGAGTCAGACCGAGATGCGCCATTACCGGAATTCCGAGTTCGGTGAGTCTCCGGGTCAGTTCGACCGTGTGGGGGCCTGACTCGATCTTCACGGCGTCGGCGTCCGCCTCTTTCAGCATGCGCCCGGCGTGCTCGATGCTCTCGGCCTCGTCGACGCCGAACGAGAGGAACGGCATGTCCGCGACGACGAGCGCGTCGTCGGTCGCACGAGCGACGGCAGCGGTCCGACTCTGCACCTCGGCGAGCGTGACGGGCAGTGTCGAGTCGTGGCCCAGCACCGCGTTCCCCATCGAGTCGCCGACGAGGATCACGTCGATCCCGGCGTCGTCGATGACCGCGGCCGTCGGCGCGTCGTACGCCGTCAGCATCGTGATGGGGTCGTCGCCCGCCCGATCTCGGAGGTCGCGCGTCGTAACCATGGCCGGTGGGAAGGCACGTGGCCCGATTAATCCGACTGTTCTGGACCGCGGTGGGTACCGAACGAGATACCGACGGCGAAACCGGTATCGCTGCGAGAGCGGGCGTCCTAGCCAGTGCGCGATCGGAGACCGAGTACTCCCGCCGGTGGTCGGCGTCGCCCTCGTGGTCGCGGTGCTCATCGCGACGATCGTGGGATCACCGGGCGGACGCTGCTCGTCTCCGAGGTGACCGTCCCGGAACAGCCGGCGAACGTGGGCCGCTGACTCGCCGTATCTGCGGCCGAAACCGACACGGCTTACCCGGTCGCCCCGAACGGGGAAGCGTGCCCGAGCGCATCGAGTCCACCGATCCCGAGGGGGTCGATTACGGGTGGGTGATGCAGATGACGTTCGTCGTCACGGTGACCGCCGGCGCCGTGCTCGTGGCGGCGCTGTCGGCGTTCGTGACGCTCCCGACTTGGGGCGCGCGCGCGAGTTTCGCCGTCCGAGTCGGCGCCGTGATCTGGATCGTGACTGCACTGGCAGCCTACTACTACGAGAAGAACGTCCGAGCCGAGTGAGCCGCAGCGGTGCCTTCGGCGACGCTACACCCACCGGAAGTCGACACCGGCGCGTCGCGCGGTCACCGCGTCGCGCTCGGAGTCGCCGACGAACAGCGCTCGGTCAGGTTCCGCACTCAGGTCCTGCAGCGTCGCCACCAGCGGCTCGGGATCGGGCTTGTACGTCGCTACCGAGTCGCGACCGACGACGGCGCCGACGTGGGGAGTCAGGTCGTGACGATCGAGCGCGGTCCGACAGGCGGCCTCACAGTTGAGCGAACAGACGCCGGTCGGCACCGACAGCGGGAGGTGATCGGCGTGCGGGAGGCGCGTCGACGCCGCGGCGCCCCGGGTCTCGTGGTCGGCGAGCACCGCCTCTAATTCCGAGCGGAGGCCGGCGGCGTCGGCCCGCTCCAGGAGCCCCCACAGGTCCGCGCCGTCGGCGTCCCGGCCGTTGCGCTCGAACAGCCCGATCGCATCGCGTGCGGCGGCCTCCCAGTCGACTACGAGGTCAACGAGGGTTCCGTCGAGGTCGAAGACGACCGCGTCGTATCCCGTATACTCATCGGTCACTGGACTACAACAGCTCCCGGGCGATGATCGTCTTCTGGATCTCGGTCGTTCCCTCGTAGATGGTCGTGATCTTCGAATCCCGGTAGAGCCGCTCCACGTCGAACTCGCTCATGTAGCCGTAACCGCCGTGGATCTGGACGGCCTCGTTCGTCACGTCGACCGCCGACTCGCTCGCGAAGTACTTCGCCATCGACGCCGCGAGCCGCGGGTCCTCGCCCGCGTCCGACTGGCGGGCCGCCTCGCGGACGAGCAGGCGCGACGCCTGCACCGTCGTCGCCATCTCGGCGAACTTGTTGCGGACGGCCTCGATCTCGGCGATCGGGGCGTCGAACTGCTCGCGTTCGTGAGCGTACTCGCGCGCCTCGTCGAACGCGGCCTGCGCGAGCCCGACCGCCTGGGCGGCGATGGCGATCCGGCCGCCGGTGAGCGTCTTGAACGCGGCAGAGAGGCCCTTGCCCTCCTCGGTGAGTCGGTAGCGTTCCGGAACGCGCACGTCGGAGAACTGCATCCCGACGGTGTCGGAGGCACGCAGACCCAGCTTCTCTTCTTTCTTTCCGACTTCGACGCCGTCGAGGTCGGCGGGGACGAGAAACTGGGTGATCGAGGCGTCGTCCTCCGGGTCCGCCTTTGCGAAGACGATGTACACACCCGCGCGCTCGCCGTTCGTGATCCACTGCTTCTCGCCGTTGATCACGTACTCGTCGCCGTCGTGCTCGGCGGTCGTGGCCATCTGCGCCGGGTTCGACCCGGCCCCCGGCTCGGAGAGACAGAAGGCGCCAACCGGCCGACCGTCGACCAGCTCCGGCAGCCACTCGTCTTTGACCGCTTCCGAGCCGAAGCTCGCGATGCACGAGGCGGCGAGGCAGTGGACCGAGAGAGCGGTCGCGACGGCGAGGTGCCCGTACGCGAGCTCCTCGTTCACGATCGCGTACGTCGAGCGGTCCGCGTCGAACCCGCCGTACGCCTCGGGGACTGTCAGCCCCGTCAGATCGAGGGCTGCCAGCTTGTCCCACGCCTCTTCGGGGAACGTCTCGGTCTCGTCGGCCTCCCGGGCGCCCGGACGGAGTTCCTCGACGGCGAACTCGCGTACCACCTCGCGGATCGCGCGCTCCTCGTCGTCAAGGAGTGACGGGGAGTGCCCATACGCGTCTGCGTTCGCGTGTGTCATACCCGGAGACTTCGACCCGCAGCGGTTAAGCGTGTCTGACTCGCCGGTCGCGGTCGCCGCGACGGCGACTGAGACGTCCTCAGTGTGCGGTAAGCGGTCCCTTGTCGGCGCGAAAGTCACGCTTACCTTTCCGGGAGGACCACGAGTGTGAGTTCGATGCGTCTTCACATGCGACCGCTGCTCATCGCGACGGTGGTGCTTCTCGTGCTTGCGCCCGCTGTCGGGGCGGTCAGCAACGGTACGGTCGGCGCTGCCGGCGTCGGCGGGCCCGACTCAACCGGCACCCACGCACAAACGGCGACTGTCACGCTCACCATCGCGGTTCAGGCGCCCGACGGAGACCCAGTCACGGACGCGGCCCTCACCGCGTCATGGGAAAACGGCTCCGCGACGGCGACGACTGCCGGCAACGGCCGGGCCTTCGTCGACGTGCCCGCCGGGGCGACCGTCGAGGTTAGCGTCGACCACCCGGAGTACGTCCGAAACGCGCCGTTTGTCGTCGAGAACGCGAGCGAGGACACCGTCTCGATCACGGTCCGCCAGCGCGGGAGTCTCACCGTCAGCGCCGAAGATGACCGAGGCGACGCAGTGGCTGACGCGCGCGTCATCGTTCGCGCAGACGGCGCTGTCGTCGTCAACGGTCGGACGAACGACGACGGACGGTTCACTACCGGAACGATCGAACAGCGGTCGTATAGCCTCACGGTGGTCAAGCAGGGGTACTACCGCGTCAACCGCGACGTGGACGTGGGCGAATCATCCCGCGAGTCCGTCGCGCTCGAGCGCGGATCGGTCACCTTCTCGTTCGAGGTGTTCGACGATCGGTTCGATCCGCCGGAGCCCGTCGAGAACGCACAGCTGACGCTGGAGACGGCAGGGACGTTCCGAACGCTCCAGAACGGCGAGGCGACCGCGCAGGTCCCCGTCAACGCCGAGCTCGATCTGGAGGTGACAAAAGAGGGGTACGAGACCGTCTCGCGAACGGTTAGCGTCGAGGAGTCCGCGCGCACGGTGTCGGTGAACCTCAGTCGAACGCCGGGACTGAACGTCACTGTCGTGAACGACCGCGTCCTCGTCGGCGAGCGCAACGTCGTGACGGTCACCGATGCGTACGGCGATCCCGTCGCCGACGCGCGGGTGCTCGTCGACGACGAGGTCGTCGGCCGGACGGGCGGCGAGGGCACGCTCACGATCCGGCTCGAAGACGCCGGGAACCGAACCCTCGTGGCGGAGACTGACGATCTGACGTCGGATCCGCGGTCGATCGCGGTCGTTCGCGAGCGAACGCCGACGCCGACGCCGACCGAGACCGCCACGGAGACGCCGGCGCCGACCACGACGCCCGAGACCACGGAACCGGAGTCGAGCACCAGCTTCCCGGGCTTCACGCCGGTGTCTGCGGTCGTCGCGATCGCCGCGCTCGCGGGTGCGGCCGTGCTCGCTGCGAACAGACGAGACGACTGACGCCCGGGCCCTACCCGTCGAACTCCGACAGGAACTCGACGACAGAATCCGGGTCCGCGTCGATGCCGCCTCCTTGGGCGAACGTCGGCGATCCGCCGCCCCCACCCCCAAACTCGGCGGTAACGCGGTCGACCACGTCGCCGGCGTCGACGCCGCAGCCGGAGGCGACGACGACGAACGGTGCGGGGCCGCTCCCGACGGCGGCGACCACGCCCGGCGCGTCCGCCTCGCCGCCGACGACCGACTGGGCGGCCTCGCCGACCGCGTTCGCGTCGAACCCCTCGACTGCGCCGATCCGCCACTCGTCGCCGTCGCGCTCGACGCGATGGAGGTCGCGGACGCGGCCGACCAACAGCTCCTCGCGAACCGATGCGAGTTCGTCCGCGAGGTCGTCGCGCTCGTCCGAGAGCCGCCCGACCGCGTCGGCGACCGCGTCGACGGCGACGCCCGCCTCGCGCGCGGCGGCGCGGAGTTCGCGGTGCGTCTCGGCGCGTCGCCGGATCCCCGCGGGACCGACGGCGAACTCCACGCGCGTGAGCCCCTCGCCGGGGTTCGATCGATCGAGCAGCGTGACCGGCCCGATCTCCCGGGTGTTGGAGACGTGGGTGCCGCCGCAGGCGGCCTCGTCCCAGCCGTCGACGGCGACGACGCGGACCGAATCGGCGTCGCTCATCACGCCCTCCTCGGTCTTCGTGTTGAACGCCACCGACCCGTCCGCGCGCGCTGTCTCGACCGAGCGCTGTTCCCAGGTGACTGGCCGCGAGTCCCAGACCGCGCGGTTCACGAGGCGTTCGAGTTCGACGAGCACGTCGTCGGTGATGTCGGTCGAGGTTTCGAAGTCGACGCGGACCTTCTCGCCGCTGCGTGTCGCGTCACCGCCCGCGCGTCGCTCCGGGGGCGCGGCCGCGATCCCGAAGCCGCCGTACCCGAGGTCGTCCAACAGCCGACGCCCGGCGCCGTAGAGCACGTGGCTCGCGGTGTGGGCGCGCATGCAGTACGTCCGGAAGTCGTCGTCGACGACGCAAGCCACGGCGTCGCCAGACTCGAACGCGGGCGCCTCGGCGAGCGTGTGGACGACCGCGTGCTCGCGTGACTGTACGTCCGCGACGGGGACGCCACCGAGCGTGCCGCGGTCGGCGGGCTGGCCGCCCCCCTCCGGATAGAAGTACGTCTCCGCGAGGGTCACGTCGCGACCGTCGATCGATTCGACCGTCGTCTCGAACTCCCGCACCTCGGGGTGCGCCGGCGCGAGCGAGTCACTCATGGGTGGAGGTCGCCGTCAGGGGCGAAAAAGCGTGTGCCCGCGGCAGCATCGTCGGGTCGTCGTCCGCGTCTGGCTCTCTTCGTGGGCGCCTCGCCCACAAGCTCGCCGCCGCGGATCAGAGACGTTCGCTCCGCTCCCGTCTCGCCTTACTCGTCGACGAGCGTCACGTCCAACGCCTGCTCGATGCTGCGAACCGTCGACCCGCCGACGCCGGCTCGCGCGGCGCGCCCCTCCTCGACGGCGTGGATCTGCTCGGTCTCGACGCCGATCTCGTCCGCGAGTTCCTCGGCCGTCATCTCGGCGCCCTGCCGGGCCTCCGTGACGACCTCTCCGTACCCCTTCACGAGGTACGGGAGCCGGTCCTCCTCGTAGTCAGTCCCTTCCTCCTCCCAGTGGCGCGAGTCGCCGGTGGAGGCGTCCATCGCCTTCGCGACGTTCTGTGCCGCGCGCTTCTTTCGGTTCGGCTCCGACTGGTCGCGCGAGCCGCTGCCGCCGTCACCCCCGCGGCCACCCCCGCCGCGACCG contains:
- the panB gene encoding 3-methyl-2-oxobutanoate hydroxymethyltransferase, whose product is MVTTRDLRDRAGDDPITMLTAYDAPTAAVIDDAGIDVILVGDSMGNAVLGHDSTLPVTLAEVQSRTAAVARATDDALVVADMPFLSFGVDEAESIEHAGRMLKEADADAVKIESGPHTVELTRRLTELGIPVMAHLGLTPQHVNQLGGYQRQGTDPEAAERLLELANDHEDAGAFSLVLEHVPANLAAQITEALDVPTIGIGAGSETDGQVLVITDVLGLDEWSPPFSKQYADLRGEMASAVEAYKREVETGTFPAEEHSHVEDDVDDVY
- a CDS encoding DUF5822 domain-containing protein, whose product is MPERIESTDPEGVDYGWVMQMTFVVTVTAGAVLVAALSAFVTLPTWGARASFAVRVGAVIWIVTALAAYYYEKNVRAE
- a CDS encoding HAD family hydrolase; this encodes MTDEYTGYDAVVFDLDGTLVDLVVDWEAAARDAIGLFERNGRDADGADLWGLLERADAAGLRSELEAVLADHETRGAAASTRLPHADHLPLSVPTGVCSLNCEAACRTALDRHDLTPHVGAVVGRDSVATYKPDPEPLVATLQDLSAEPDRALFVGDSERDAVTARRAGVDFRWV
- a CDS encoding acyl-CoA dehydrogenase family protein; the protein is MTHANADAYGHSPSLLDDEERAIREVVREFAVEELRPGAREADETETFPEEAWDKLAALDLTGLTVPEAYGGFDADRSTYAIVNEELAYGHLAVATALSVHCLAASCIASFGSEAVKDEWLPELVDGRPVGAFCLSEPGAGSNPAQMATTAEHDGDEYVINGEKQWITNGERAGVYIVFAKADPEDDASITQFLVPADLDGVEVGKKEEKLGLRASDTVGMQFSDVRVPERYRLTEEGKGLSAAFKTLTGGRIAIAAQAVGLAQAAFDEAREYAHEREQFDAPIAEIEAVRNKFAEMATTVQASRLLVREAARQSDAGEDPRLAASMAKYFASESAVDVTNEAVQIHGGYGYMSEFDVERLYRDSKITTIYEGTTEIQKTIIARELL
- a CDS encoding carboxypeptidase regulatory-like domain-containing protein translates to MRLHMRPLLIATVVLLVLAPAVGAVSNGTVGAAGVGGPDSTGTHAQTATVTLTIAVQAPDGDPVTDAALTASWENGSATATTAGNGRAFVDVPAGATVEVSVDHPEYVRNAPFVVENASEDTVSITVRQRGSLTVSAEDDRGDAVADARVIVRADGAVVVNGRTNDDGRFTTGTIEQRSYSLTVVKQGYYRVNRDVDVGESSRESVALERGSVTFSFEVFDDRFDPPEPVENAQLTLETAGTFRTLQNGEATAQVPVNAELDLEVTKEGYETVSRTVSVEESARTVSVNLSRTPGLNVTVVNDRVLVGERNVVTVTDAYGDPVADARVLVDDEVVGRTGGEGTLTIRLEDAGNRTLVAETDDLTSDPRSIAVVRERTPTPTPTETATETPAPTTTPETTEPESSTSFPGFTPVSAVVAIAALAGAAVLAANRRDD
- a CDS encoding alanyl-tRNA editing protein — protein: MSDSLAPAHPEVREFETTVESIDGRDVTLAETYFYPEGGGQPADRGTLGGVPVADVQSREHAVVHTLAEAPAFESGDAVACVVDDDFRTYCMRAHTASHVLYGAGRRLLDDLGYGGFGIAAAPPERRAGGDATRSGEKVRVDFETSTDITDDVLVELERLVNRAVWDSRPVTWEQRSVETARADGSVAFNTKTEEGVMSDADSVRVVAVDGWDEAACGGTHVSNTREIGPVTLLDRSNPGEGLTRVEFAVGPAGIRRRAETHRELRAAAREAGVAVDAVADAVGRLSDERDDLADELASVREELLVGRVRDLHRVERDGDEWRIGAVEGFDANAVGEAAQSVVGGEADAPGVVAAVGSGPAPFVVVASGCGVDAGDVVDRVTAEFGGGGGGSPTFAQGGGIDADPDSVVEFLSEFDG
- a CDS encoding helix-turn-helix domain-containing protein; translated protein: MAKYSTGSGGGGGSGDACELCGREDTTLSRANVAGAELLVCSDCAPHDDDARSGGSGRGGGGRGGDGGSGSRDQSEPNRKKRAAQNVAKAMDASTGDSRHWEEEGTDYEEDRLPYLVKGYGEVVTEARQGAEMTAEELADEIGVETEQIHAVEEGRAARAGVGGSTVRSIEQALDVTLVDE